A genomic window from Streptomyces broussonetiae includes:
- a CDS encoding glycoside hydrolase family 15 protein codes for MAGRIEDYALIGDMQTAALVCRDGTVDWLCLPRFDSHAIFAGLLGTEEHGFWRLGPAHAADAKPPTATRRGYRGDSLVLESEWDTPRGTVRVTDFMPPRDGAPQLIRIVEGVTGRVPMRSALRMRFSYGRVVPWVHKHEGRTVAVAGPDSVWFDTEAETYGKSLTTYADFTVGPGDRIAFTISWQPSHREPPPLPEPEASLEATEEFWREWVEHCTYHGPYREAVIRSLITLKALTYAPTGGIVAAPTTSLPEDIGGVRNWDYRYTWLRDAAITLSSLLRTGYREEARAWREWLLRAVAGDPENLQIMYGIAGERELGEAELDWLPGYEHSAPVRVGNGAAHQLQLDVYGEVIEALHLAHMTGLARNDYASLLQLKLIRYLEDHWQEPDEGIWEVRGPRRHFVHSKVMAWVAVDRTIKLIESGDADGPLERWKELRDDIHRDVCEKGYDKERNTFTQSYGSQELDASLLLIPQMGFLPPDDKRVIGTIEAIQRELSTTDGFILRYPTEGEHEGVDGLPGDEGAFLACSFWMADDLAMIGRVDEARKLFEKLLALRNDLGLLAEEWDPRLQRQVGNFPQAFSHVPLIDTALRLTASGAYGG; via the coding sequence GTGGCCGGGCGCATCGAAGACTACGCACTCATCGGAGACATGCAGACCGCAGCACTGGTCTGCCGGGACGGCACGGTGGACTGGCTGTGCCTGCCCCGCTTCGACTCGCATGCCATCTTCGCCGGCCTGCTGGGCACCGAGGAGCACGGCTTCTGGCGGCTCGGCCCGGCGCACGCGGCCGACGCGAAGCCGCCGACGGCCACCCGGCGCGGCTACCGCGGGGACTCGCTGGTCCTGGAGTCGGAGTGGGACACCCCGCGCGGCACCGTGCGCGTGACGGACTTCATGCCTCCGCGTGACGGCGCGCCGCAGCTGATCCGGATCGTGGAGGGCGTCACCGGCCGGGTGCCGATGCGCTCGGCCCTGCGGATGCGGTTCTCCTACGGCCGGGTGGTGCCCTGGGTGCACAAGCACGAGGGCCGTACGGTGGCCGTCGCCGGGCCGGACTCGGTGTGGTTCGACACCGAGGCGGAAACCTACGGAAAGTCGCTGACGACGTACGCGGACTTCACGGTCGGCCCGGGTGACCGGATCGCGTTCACCATCTCGTGGCAGCCCTCGCACCGGGAGCCGCCGCCGCTGCCGGAGCCGGAGGCCTCGCTGGAGGCCACGGAGGAGTTCTGGCGCGAGTGGGTGGAGCACTGCACGTACCACGGGCCGTACCGCGAAGCGGTGATCCGCTCGCTGATCACCCTGAAGGCGCTGACGTACGCCCCGACGGGCGGCATCGTCGCCGCGCCGACGACCTCCCTGCCGGAGGACATCGGCGGGGTGCGCAACTGGGACTACCGCTACACCTGGCTGCGGGACGCGGCGATCACCCTGTCGTCGCTGCTGCGCACCGGCTACCGCGAGGAGGCCCGCGCATGGCGCGAGTGGCTGCTGCGCGCGGTCGCGGGCGACCCGGAGAACCTGCAGATCATGTACGGCATCGCCGGTGAGCGCGAGCTGGGCGAGGCCGAGCTGGACTGGCTGCCGGGCTACGAGCACTCGGCCCCCGTGCGGGTCGGCAACGGCGCCGCCCACCAGCTCCAGCTGGACGTGTACGGCGAGGTCATCGAGGCCCTGCACCTGGCGCACATGACGGGCCTGGCCCGCAACGACTACGCCTCCCTGCTCCAGCTCAAGCTGATCCGCTACCTCGAGGACCACTGGCAGGAGCCGGACGAGGGCATCTGGGAGGTGCGCGGCCCGCGCCGGCACTTCGTGCACTCCAAGGTGATGGCCTGGGTCGCCGTCGACCGCACGATCAAGCTGATCGAGTCCGGGGACGCGGACGGCCCGCTGGAGCGCTGGAAGGAGCTGCGCGACGACATCCACCGGGACGTGTGCGAGAAGGGCTACGACAAGGAGCGCAACACCTTCACGCAGTCCTACGGCTCCCAGGAGCTGGACGCCTCGCTGCTGCTGATCCCCCAGATGGGCTTCCTGCCGCCGGACGACAAGCGTGTGATCGGCACGATCGAGGCGATCCAGCGCGAGCTGTCCACCACGGACGGGTTCATCCTGCGCTACCCGACGGAGGGCGAGCACGAGGGCGTCGACGGCCTGCCCGGGGACGAGGGCGCCTTCCTGGCCTGCTCCTTCTGGATGGCGGACGACCTGGCGATGATCGGCCGCGTGGACGAGGCCCGCAAGCTGTTCGAGAAACTCCTCGCGCTGCGCAACGACCTCGGTCTGCTCGCCGAGGAGTGGGACCCTCGCCTGCAGCGCCAGGTCGGCAACTTCCCGCAGGCCTTCAGCCACGTTCCGCTGATCGACACGGCCCTGCGGCTGACGGCCTCGGGCGCGTACGGCGGCTGA
- a CDS encoding FAD-binding oxidoreductase, which translates to MTSPSKARTALTALREDLSGEVFAPGDAGYDEARTVFNALVDRHPAVIARCADVADVVRAVRFGRELDLHIAVRGGGHGMSGAAVGDGALVVDLRRMHRVTVDPADEAVRVEGGTTMSRLDRAAQPYGLATTGCRESSTGVAGFVLGGGTGWLDRAFGLAVDNLIGVELVSADAERVHANADENPELFWALHGGGGNFGVATALTLELHELPEFAVALLLYRPESGPRVVRAFREILTTGPDEAGGAVLYLTGPPARYVPEQLVGRPLCAALLTYAGREEHLRRLAEPLLALPHEAQLVGAVPYADAQCLLDAAPGMRTHWSAECPSGLPDELVDVFCARAGALPVPSGSRHVLFPQGGAVAAGPRGFPVPFRDAPWLVHPFGSWADPADDERCTAWVRAALADVRPWSTGAACLNLIGDEGPERVRAGLGAGNILRLEKIKRRWDPDNVFRFDRNVRPV; encoded by the coding sequence GTGACTTCCCCTTCGAAGGCGCGCACGGCCCTGACCGCGCTCCGCGAGGATCTGTCCGGCGAGGTGTTCGCCCCGGGGGATGCGGGTTACGACGAGGCCCGGACCGTGTTCAACGCGCTGGTCGACCGGCACCCGGCCGTGATCGCCCGGTGCGCGGACGTGGCCGACGTGGTGCGGGCTGTGCGGTTCGGACGGGAGCTGGACCTGCACATCGCGGTGCGCGGCGGCGGGCACGGCATGTCCGGGGCAGCCGTGGGCGACGGTGCGCTCGTGGTGGATCTGCGCCGGATGCACCGGGTCACGGTCGACCCGGCGGACGAGGCGGTCCGGGTCGAGGGCGGAACCACGATGAGCCGGCTGGACCGGGCCGCCCAGCCCTACGGCCTCGCGACCACCGGCTGCCGGGAATCGTCCACCGGTGTCGCCGGGTTCGTCCTCGGCGGCGGCACCGGCTGGCTGGACCGCGCCTTCGGGCTCGCCGTCGACAACCTCATCGGTGTGGAGCTGGTGAGCGCCGACGCCGAGCGGGTGCACGCGAACGCCGACGAGAACCCCGAGCTGTTCTGGGCGCTGCACGGCGGCGGCGGCAACTTCGGCGTGGCCACCGCGCTCACCCTGGAACTGCACGAACTGCCGGAGTTCGCCGTCGCCCTGCTGCTGTACCGGCCCGAGTCCGGTCCTCGGGTGGTGCGCGCCTTCCGCGAGATCCTCACCACCGGACCCGACGAGGCGGGCGGGGCGGTGCTGTACCTCACCGGTCCGCCGGCGCGGTACGTACCGGAGCAGCTGGTGGGCAGGCCGCTGTGCGCGGCGCTGCTGACGTACGCCGGACGCGAGGAGCACCTGCGAAGGCTCGCCGAGCCGCTGCTCGCGCTGCCGCACGAGGCACAGCTCGTCGGGGCCGTGCCGTACGCCGACGCGCAGTGCCTGCTCGACGCCGCGCCGGGGATGCGCACCCACTGGTCGGCGGAGTGTCCGAGCGGGCTGCCGGACGAGCTGGTGGACGTCTTCTGCGCCCGCGCGGGCGCCCTGCCGGTGCCGAGCGGCAGCCGCCATGTCCTGTTCCCGCAGGGAGGGGCCGTCGCGGCCGGTCCGAGGGGGTTCCCGGTGCCCTTCCGGGACGCGCCCTGGCTGGTGCACCCGTTCGGCAGTTGGGCGGACCCGGCCGACGACGAGCGGTGCACCGCCTGGGTGCGGGCGGCGCTCGCCGACGTACGGCCCTGGAGCACCGGCGCCGCCTGCCTCAACCTGATAGGGGACGAGGGCCCCGAGCGCGTCCGGGCGGGCCTGGGCGCCGGGAACATCCTGCGCCTGGAGAAGATCAAACGGCGCTGGGATCCCGACAACGTCTTCCGCTTCGACCGCAACGTCCGACCGGTGTAG
- a CDS encoding PucR family transcriptional regulator — protein MDSRTDNRFDTQGAGITVQRALELPGLRSGLPEILAGADRLGRAVRWVHAGEVPNIASLLKGGELLLTTGYGLGTRPAEQRAFVRTLAERGIAALVVELGPRFTRLPAALVDTARAAGLPLVQLHREVPFVTVTEEIHTEIVNGHYALLQRAEEVHRRCTEALLGGGGVPQVLGILAGFSGNPVFLETPDGRLLYAAGEGPEGADPLQVWEGLRDPHKGAPPPAGSVLVDVPGGGPGTTGSTRARLVLLPVRAPLAPVHRIAAERAAGILAVVLMQARQEEELAARGRGDYLTDLAEGRISAQDAPAQARVLGFKPGDSPLLPVVMRIGDSLAPGGGWAVLARAVSEELAAVGVPVLLGVRPVEGRVLVLLGLRAEGERTAVADRVAAALRAGVERAGMRRPGSPPPVVVVGVAGGWAAASAGLRHAAETATAAQGLTDRPWYDARRLDIDLLLWRLRDHPDLAAFVDRAIGPLRDHDRRSRPPLLPTLETYLAHAGRKAETARELHLNRQTLYNRLARIGELLGTDLDDPQTVLALSLALRARRHAH, from the coding sequence ATGGACAGCCGTACGGACAACCGATTCGACACCCAGGGCGCCGGGATCACCGTTCAACGGGCCCTTGAGCTGCCGGGCCTGCGCAGCGGACTGCCGGAGATCCTGGCGGGTGCCGACCGGCTGGGGCGCGCGGTGCGCTGGGTGCACGCGGGCGAGGTGCCCAACATCGCCTCGCTGCTCAAGGGCGGCGAACTGCTGCTCACCACGGGCTACGGCCTCGGCACCCGCCCGGCCGAGCAGCGGGCCTTCGTGCGCACCCTCGCCGAACGCGGGATCGCCGCCCTCGTGGTGGAGCTGGGCCCGCGCTTCACCAGGCTGCCCGCCGCCCTGGTGGACACCGCCCGCGCCGCCGGCCTGCCGCTGGTCCAGCTGCACCGCGAGGTCCCGTTCGTGACGGTGACCGAGGAGATCCACACCGAGATCGTCAACGGTCACTACGCGCTGCTCCAACGCGCCGAGGAGGTGCACCGGCGCTGTACCGAGGCGCTGCTCGGCGGCGGCGGGGTGCCGCAGGTGCTGGGCATCCTGGCGGGCTTCAGCGGCAACCCGGTGTTCCTGGAGACCCCCGACGGCCGGCTGCTGTACGCCGCCGGGGAAGGGCCCGAGGGCGCCGATCCGCTGCAGGTGTGGGAGGGGCTGCGCGACCCGCACAAGGGCGCGCCGCCGCCGGCCGGTTCGGTGCTCGTGGACGTGCCCGGCGGCGGCCCCGGTACGACGGGTTCGACGCGCGCCCGGCTGGTGCTGCTGCCGGTCCGCGCACCGCTGGCCCCCGTGCACCGGATCGCCGCCGAACGGGCCGCCGGCATCCTGGCCGTGGTGCTGATGCAGGCCCGGCAGGAGGAGGAGCTGGCGGCCCGCGGGCGCGGTGACTACCTCACCGACCTCGCCGAGGGCCGCATCTCGGCGCAGGACGCCCCGGCGCAGGCCCGGGTCCTCGGCTTCAAGCCCGGCGACAGCCCGCTGCTGCCCGTGGTGATGCGGATCGGCGACTCCCTTGCCCCGGGCGGCGGTTGGGCGGTGCTGGCGAGAGCCGTCTCCGAGGAGCTGGCCGCGGTGGGGGTGCCGGTGCTGCTGGGTGTACGGCCGGTGGAGGGCCGCGTGCTGGTCCTGCTCGGGCTGCGCGCGGAGGGGGAGCGGACGGCGGTGGCCGACCGGGTGGCGGCGGCGCTCCGGGCGGGCGTGGAGCGGGCCGGGATGCGCCGGCCGGGCTCGCCGCCGCCGGTCGTGGTCGTCGGTGTGGCGGGCGGCTGGGCGGCCGCGTCGGCCGGGCTGCGGCACGCGGCGGAGACGGCGACGGCCGCGCAGGGCCTGACCGACCGGCCCTGGTACGACGCCCGCCGCCTGGACATCGACCTGCTGCTGTGGCGGCTGCGCGACCACCCGGACCTCGCCGCCTTCGTGGACCGCGCGATCGGCCCGCTGCGTGACCACGACCGCCGCTCCCGGCCGCCGCTGCTACCGACGCTGGAGACCTATCTGGCGCATGCCGGCCGCAAGGCGGAGACGGCCCGGGAGCTGCACCTGAACCGGCAGACCCTGTACAACCGCCTGGCCCGCATCGGCGAGTTGCTGGGCACCGACCTCGACGACCCGCAGACGGTACTGGCGTTGAGCCTGGCCCTGCGGGCCCGCCGGCACGCGCACTAG
- a CDS encoding glycosyltransferase family 4 protein — MSPLSSNAPHGQSPLRTVQVLGGGHAGSSAHVRSLAEGLVARGVRVTVCAPAEADHAYDFSGTGAEHVHVPRSSDPVSVAALRTACANADLVHAHGLHASFRAVLALSGRRTPLVVTWHDRARAEGPRAHLLRLLERRVVRTAAVVLGTSSDLVDRARRTGARDARLAAVGLPGQRPSVDHDDPDRRRAKVRAELGAGSGPLLIAVGSLDRHRGYDVLLDAARAWRELDPVPLVVIAGEGTQRPYLTRRIEDEELPVRLVGRREDVPELLAAADLALLTSSWESRSVLAQEALHARVPLVATRVGGIPDLVGDAAELVPYGDAEALADAVVRLLADPERCQELRESGVRQAASWPTEDETVAQVLSIYDELTQPRPLA, encoded by the coding sequence GTGAGCCCCCTGAGCAGCAACGCGCCGCACGGTCAGTCGCCGCTGCGCACCGTGCAGGTGCTGGGCGGAGGCCACGCGGGCAGCAGCGCACATGTGCGCTCCCTGGCCGAGGGGCTCGTGGCGCGGGGCGTGCGGGTGACGGTGTGCGCCCCCGCCGAGGCCGACCACGCCTACGACTTCAGTGGTACCGGCGCCGAGCATGTGCACGTGCCGCGCAGCAGCGACCCCGTCTCCGTCGCCGCGCTCCGGACGGCCTGCGCGAACGCCGACCTGGTGCACGCCCACGGGCTGCACGCCTCCTTCCGGGCCGTGCTCGCCCTCAGCGGCCGGCGCACCCCGCTGGTGGTCACCTGGCACGACCGGGCCCGCGCGGAGGGCCCGCGGGCCCATCTGCTGCGGTTGCTGGAGCGGCGGGTGGTGCGCACCGCCGCCGTGGTCCTCGGCACCAGCTCCGACCTGGTGGACCGGGCCCGGCGGACCGGGGCGCGGGACGCCCGGCTGGCCGCCGTCGGCCTGCCGGGACAGCGCCCGTCCGTCGACCACGACGACCCCGACCGGCGGCGTGCCAAGGTGCGGGCCGAACTCGGCGCCGGTTCGGGCCCGTTGCTCATCGCGGTCGGCTCACTCGACCGGCACCGCGGCTACGACGTCCTGCTCGACGCCGCCCGTGCCTGGCGGGAGCTGGACCCCGTCCCGCTGGTAGTGATCGCGGGGGAGGGGACGCAACGCCCGTACCTGACGCGGCGGATCGAGGACGAGGAACTGCCGGTGCGGCTCGTCGGGCGCCGCGAGGACGTGCCCGAGCTGCTCGCCGCCGCCGATCTGGCGCTGCTGACGAGCAGTTGGGAGTCGCGCTCCGTCCTGGCCCAGGAGGCGCTGCACGCGCGCGTGCCGCTCGTCGCGACCCGGGTCGGCGGCATCCCCGACCTCGTCGGCGATGCGGCCGAACTCGTCCCGTACGGCGATGCCGAGGCGCTCGCGGACGCCGTCGTACGGCTCCTGGCGGATCCCGAACGCTGCCAGGAACTGCGCGAGTCGGGGGTGCGGCAGGCCGCCAGCTGGCCGACCGAGGACGAGACGGTCGCCCAAGTGCTCAGCATCTATGACGAGTTGACCCAACCCCGGCCGCTCGCCTAG
- the recN gene encoding DNA repair protein RecN translates to MVCSVLEEMRIRSLGVIDDAVVELSPGFTAVTGETGAGKTMVVTSLGLLLGGRADPALVRIGAGKAVVEGRITVPTGAPVVVRAEEAGAELDDGALLISRTVSAEGRSRAHVGGRSVPVGLLAELADDLVAVHGQTDQQGLLKLSRQRQALDRYAGDAVAGPLAKYAEAYRRLRAVSAELEEITTRARERAQEADMLRYGLDEIAGVEPRAGEDVELAEEAERLGHAEALSSAATAAHAALAGNPEDPEGIDASTLVAGAHRALEAVRSHDPELASLADRIGEVGILLGDVAGELAGYADDLDADPLRLAAVEERRAALTALTRKYGHDINAVLTWAEQGAARLTELDGDDERIEDLTAERDALRIELGALAQALTDARAEAAERFAAAVTAELASLAMPHARVSFDIRQTEDPDGVEVGGRTVAYGPSGADEVELLLAPHPGAPPRPIAKGASGGELSRVMLAVEVVFAGTDPVPTYLFDEVDAGVGGKAAVEIGRRLAKLAKSAQVVVVTHLPQVAAFADRQLLVEKTNDGSVTRSGVKVLEGEERVRELSRMLAGQEDSETARAHAEELLATARADL, encoded by the coding sequence ATGGTCTGTTCCGTGTTGGAGGAGATGCGGATACGGTCGCTCGGGGTCATCGACGATGCCGTCGTCGAGTTGTCGCCGGGGTTCACCGCGGTCACCGGTGAGACGGGTGCGGGCAAGACCATGGTCGTCACCAGCCTGGGGCTGCTGCTCGGCGGCCGGGCGGATCCGGCGCTCGTGCGGATCGGGGCCGGGAAGGCGGTCGTGGAAGGGCGGATCACCGTCCCCACGGGCGCGCCCGTCGTCGTACGCGCCGAGGAGGCCGGCGCCGAGCTGGACGACGGGGCGCTCCTGATCAGCCGTACCGTTTCCGCCGAGGGGCGCTCGCGTGCCCACGTGGGCGGGCGCAGCGTGCCCGTAGGGCTGCTCGCCGAGCTGGCCGACGACCTGGTGGCCGTGCACGGGCAGACCGACCAGCAGGGGCTGCTCAAGCTGTCCCGGCAGCGGCAGGCCCTGGACCGGTACGCGGGCGACGCCGTCGCCGGACCGCTGGCGAAGTACGCCGAGGCCTACCGGCGGCTGCGGGCCGTCTCCGCCGAGCTGGAGGAGATCACCACGCGCGCGCGTGAGCGGGCGCAGGAAGCCGACATGCTGCGGTACGGCCTCGACGAGATCGCCGGGGTCGAGCCGCGGGCCGGGGAGGACGTCGAGCTGGCCGAGGAGGCGGAGCGGCTGGGGCACGCCGAGGCCCTGTCGTCCGCCGCGACGGCCGCGCACGCCGCTCTGGCGGGCAACCCCGAGGACCCCGAGGGGATCGACGCCTCGACGCTCGTCGCGGGCGCCCACCGGGCGCTGGAGGCCGTGCGCTCGCACGACCCGGAGCTGGCCTCCCTCGCCGACCGGATCGGAGAGGTCGGGATCCTGCTCGGCGATGTCGCCGGGGAGCTGGCCGGGTACGCCGACGACCTCGACGCCGATCCACTGCGCCTGGCGGCCGTGGAGGAGCGCAGGGCGGCCCTCACCGCCCTCACCCGGAAGTACGGGCACGACATCAACGCGGTGCTGACGTGGGCCGAGCAGGGTGCCGCCCGGCTCACCGAGCTGGACGGCGACGACGAGCGGATCGAGGACCTGACCGCCGAGCGGGACGCCCTGCGCATCGAACTGGGCGCTCTGGCGCAGGCGTTGACGGACGCGAGGGCGGAGGCCGCCGAGCGGTTCGCCGCCGCCGTGACCGCCGAGCTGGCCTCGCTGGCGATGCCTCACGCGCGCGTGTCCTTCGACATCCGGCAGACCGAGGACCCCGACGGTGTCGAGGTCGGCGGGCGGACGGTCGCCTACGGGCCGTCCGGCGCGGACGAGGTCGAGCTGCTGCTCGCCCCGCACCCGGGCGCCCCGCCGCGGCCCATCGCCAAGGGCGCCTCGGGTGGTGAGCTGTCCCGCGTGATGCTGGCCGTCGAGGTCGTCTTCGCGGGGACCGACCCCGTGCCGACGTACCTCTTCGACGAGGTCGACGCCGGTGTCGGCGGCAAGGCCGCGGTCGAGATCGGGCGGCGGCTGGCGAAGCTCGCCAAGAGCGCGCAGGTCGTGGTCGTCACCCATCTGCCCCAGGTCGCCGCCTTCGCCGACCGGCAGCTGCTGGTCGAGAAGACCAACGACGGCTCCGTCACCCGGTCCGGAGTCAAGGTGCTGGAGGGCGAGGAGCGGGTCCGGGAGCTGTCCCGGATGCTGGCCGGCCAGGAGGACTCCGAGACGGCCCGCGCGCACGCCGAGGAGCTGCTGGCGACCGCCCGGGCGGATCTCTAG
- a CDS encoding NAD kinase: MTQNLARTVFLLAHTGRPAAIRSAELVVKGLLRHDIGVRVLEEEARDLPLPEEVELVKEATPACLDGCELLIVLGGDGTLLRGAEFARASGVPMLGVNLGRVGFLAEAERDDLDRVVDRVVARSYEVEERMTVDVVVHRNGDIVHTDWALNEAAVQKAGAEKLLEVVLEIDGRPVTGFGCDGVVLSTPTGSTAYAFSAGGPVVWPEVEALLMVPISAHALFAKPLVTSPDSVLAVEVLPHVPPGVLWCDGRRTVELPPGARVEVRRGAVPVRLARLHHSSFTDRLVAKFALPTTGWRGAPHHTTE, translated from the coding sequence TTGACACAGAACCTGGCGCGTACTGTTTTCCTGCTCGCCCACACCGGGCGGCCCGCGGCGATCCGCAGTGCGGAACTCGTCGTCAAGGGCTTGCTCCGGCATGACATCGGGGTGCGGGTGCTGGAGGAGGAGGCGCGCGACCTGCCGCTCCCCGAAGAGGTGGAGCTGGTCAAGGAGGCGACCCCGGCCTGCCTCGACGGGTGCGAGCTGCTGATCGTCCTCGGCGGCGACGGCACGCTGCTGCGGGGCGCCGAGTTCGCCCGGGCGTCCGGGGTGCCGATGCTCGGCGTCAACCTCGGACGGGTGGGATTCCTCGCCGAGGCCGAACGGGACGACCTCGATCGGGTGGTCGACCGGGTGGTGGCGCGGTCGTACGAGGTCGAGGAGCGGATGACCGTCGACGTCGTCGTGCACCGCAACGGGGACATCGTGCACACCGACTGGGCGCTGAACGAGGCGGCCGTGCAGAAGGCCGGTGCCGAGAAGCTGCTCGAGGTCGTGCTGGAGATCGACGGCCGGCCGGTGACGGGGTTCGGATGCGACGGCGTCGTGCTGTCCACCCCGACCGGGTCCACGGCGTACGCCTTCTCCGCCGGCGGGCCCGTGGTGTGGCCCGAGGTGGAGGCGCTGCTGATGGTGCCGATCAGTGCGCACGCGCTGTTCGCGAAGCCGCTGGTGACCTCGCCCGACTCGGTGCTCGCGGTGGAGGTGCTGCCGCACGTCCCGCCGGGGGTTCTGTGGTGCGACGGGCGGCGGACCGTGGAGTTGCCGCCCGGGGCACGGGTGGAGGTGCGGCGCGGGGCCGTGCCGGTGCGGTTGGCGCGGCTGCACCATTCGTCGTTTACGGACCGTTTGGTGGCGAAGTTCGCGTTGCCGACCACGGGATGGCGAGGGGCGCCGCACCACACGACGGAGTGA
- a CDS encoding TlyA family RNA methyltransferase — MAGVARRRLDAELVRRKLARSREHASQLIAAGRVTVGKTVATKPATQVETAAAIVVQADDSDPEYVSRGGHKLAGALEVFVPQGLVVEGRRALDAGASTGGFTDVLLRSGAAHVVAVDVGYGQLAWSLQSDERVTVKDRTNVRELTLDAIDGEPVDLVVGDLSFIPLGLVLPALKRCVKPDADLVMMVKPQFEVGKERLGSGGVVRSPQLRAEAVRAVAEKAWELGLGVQSVTASPLPGPSGNVEYFLWLRAGAPEVDPADVDRAVAEGPR, encoded by the coding sequence GTGGCAGGAGTCGCACGCCGCCGTCTGGACGCGGAGCTGGTCCGCCGGAAGCTCGCACGTTCGCGCGAGCACGCCAGCCAGCTGATCGCCGCTGGGCGGGTCACCGTCGGCAAGACCGTGGCGACGAAGCCGGCCACCCAGGTGGAGACGGCCGCGGCGATCGTCGTGCAGGCCGACGACAGCGATCCCGAGTACGTCTCCCGGGGCGGCCACAAGCTGGCCGGCGCGCTGGAGGTCTTCGTCCCGCAGGGGCTCGTGGTCGAGGGGCGGCGCGCGCTGGACGCCGGCGCGTCCACCGGCGGCTTCACCGACGTCCTGCTGCGCTCGGGCGCCGCGCACGTCGTCGCCGTGGACGTCGGCTACGGACAGCTCGCCTGGTCTCTGCAGAGCGATGAACGCGTCACCGTCAAGGACCGTACGAATGTAAGGGAGTTGACGCTCGATGCGATCGATGGGGAACCTGTGGATCTTGTCGTGGGCGATCTGTCGTTCATCCCGCTCGGGCTGGTGCTGCCGGCTCTCAAGCGGTGCGTGAAGCCGGACGCCGACCTGGTGATGATGGTCAAGCCGCAGTTCGAGGTGGGGAAGGAGCGGCTCGGCAGCGGGGGTGTCGTACGGAGTCCGCAACTGCGGGCGGAGGCCGTGCGGGCAGTGGCCGAGAAGGCCTGGGAGCTGGGGCTCGGGGTGCAGAGTGTCACCGCGAGCCCGCTGCCCGGGCCCTCGGGGAACGTCGAGTACTTTCTCTGGTTGCGGGCGGGGGCACCCGAGGTGGACCCGGCCGACGTCGACCGTGCAGTGGCGGAGGGGCCGCGTTGA
- a CDS encoding sterol-binding protein: MATIEECRAALEKLSDNMQGAGGDVRAAAALDRSVSCHITDLDVTFAGRMTGGRIEVDDTLPGPPREKAQIRLAMAGDDLVTLVGGELNFATAWGTGRVKLEAGLLDLFRLRKLL; this comes from the coding sequence ATGGCCACGATCGAGGAGTGCCGCGCCGCACTGGAAAAGCTTTCGGACAACATGCAGGGCGCCGGGGGCGACGTCCGGGCGGCCGCCGCCCTGGACCGCTCGGTGAGCTGCCACATCACCGACCTGGACGTCACCTTCGCCGGCCGGATGACCGGCGGCCGGATCGAGGTGGACGACACCCTGCCCGGGCCGCCGCGGGAGAAAGCACAGATCAGGCTCGCCATGGCCGGGGACGACCTGGTGACCCTGGTGGGCGGCGAGCTGAACTTCGCGACCGCCTGGGGCACCGGCCGGGTGAAGCTGGAGGCCGGCCTGCTGGACCTGTTCCGGCTCAGGAAGCTGCTGTGA
- a CDS encoding ABC transporter ATP-binding protein yields the protein MNEDVRGTNTNAPRSTVNRLSADNVTLAYDQRVIAEQLSVQIPDNSFTVIVGPNACGKSTLLRALSRMLRPSGGRVLLDGQAIQSMPAKKVARTLGLLPQSSIAPDGITVADLVGRGRYPHQGLLRQWSAEDERVVQESMAQTGVAELADRYVDELSGGQRQRVWIAMALAQQTPLLLLDEPTTYLDIQHQIDVLDLCAELHETQGRTLVAVLHDLNHAARYATHLIALRGGRVIAEGAPNDIVTAELVEEVFGLRCQVIDDPETGTPLVVPAARKARAQRVTAAS from the coding sequence ATGAACGAGGACGTGCGCGGCACGAACACGAACGCCCCTAGGAGTACTGTGAACCGCCTGTCCGCCGACAACGTCACCCTCGCCTACGACCAGCGCGTCATCGCCGAGCAGCTGTCGGTGCAGATACCCGACAACTCCTTCACGGTGATCGTCGGGCCGAACGCGTGCGGCAAGTCGACGCTGTTGCGGGCCCTGTCGCGGATGCTCAGGCCCAGCGGGGGCCGGGTGCTGCTCGACGGGCAGGCCATCCAGTCGATGCCCGCCAAGAAGGTCGCCCGGACCCTGGGTCTGCTGCCGCAGTCGTCCATCGCGCCCGACGGCATCACCGTCGCCGACCTCGTCGGCCGGGGCCGCTACCCGCACCAGGGCCTGCTGCGCCAGTGGTCGGCCGAGGACGAGCGGGTCGTGCAGGAGTCCATGGCGCAGACCGGGGTCGCCGAGCTGGCCGACCGGTATGTGGACGAGCTGTCCGGCGGGCAGCGCCAGCGGGTGTGGATCGCCATGGCGCTGGCCCAGCAGACCCCGCTGCTGCTCCTGGACGAGCCGACCACCTACCTGGACATCCAGCACCAGATCGACGTCCTCGACCTGTGCGCGGAGCTGCACGAGACCCAGGGCCGCACCCTCGTCGCCGTCCTGCACGACCTCAACCACGCGGCCCGCTACGCCACTCACCTGATCGCCCTGCGCGGCGGCAGGGTCATCGCCGAGGGCGCGCCCAACGACATCGTCACGGCCGAGCTGGTCGAGGAGGTCTTCGGGCTGCGCTGTCAGGTCATCGACGACCCGGAGACGGGAACCCCGCTGGTCGTACCGGCGGCGCGGAAGGCCCGCGCGCAGCGGGTCACAGCAGCTTCCTGA